From the Candidatus Tanganyikabacteria bacterium genome, the window GACGGCGGTCGCCGTGCTGTTCGCGCAGCCGGCCTGGGCCATCAAGTGGCTCATCCAGACCAAGGGCGAACCGCTGATCCAGCAGGACGGGAGTCCCGACCAGACCGTCAAGGTCGGCATGTCCCCGGCCGAGGTCGAACGCATCCTGGGCAAGCCCGATGCCCGCGCCGCGGTCGGCGGCAAGGCCTGGTGGTACTACCCCAAGCGGGGGCTGGACGTGGTCTTCCGGGGCCAGGACGTCGTCGGCCTCCACGTCGTGACCTTGCCGGCCGAAGGCTACGCCCCTGCCGAAATTGCCGCCGACCGCGGCCTGATCTCGGCCTCGACGGCGCGCGACGCGGTGCGCCTCTTCGTCCCGTACAAGCGCGTGGATTCCCGGCTGGGCACCACCACGGTCTTCCACTACTGGGACGATGACGGCGTGGGCTTCCACTTCGTGGGCAGCCGGATGCAACTCGCCGTCGTGGGTTCGGGCCTGCACGTCCGAGATATCGAGGTGGCTGCACGCGCGTCGCTCAAGAAGCGCGGCCAGCTCATGACCATCTCGGCGACGGCCAGCGCGGAGGAGGAGGCGGAGGCGATCAAGGCGGCCAAGATCCCCAAGGCGCCGGTGCCGGACGGCGCGCTGGCCGGAGTAGGCCTGGGAGTCAGCCCGCTGGCGCGGCAGGCGCTCGCCGAGTCGTCGCGGGCACGGCGCGAGATGGCGGCCGGCGAGGCCGAACGCGGGCGGCAGCGTTACGCGCGCGCCGCGCGCCACTTCAAGACGGTGCTCTCGATCGAGGCGGGCAACTGCAAGGCGCGCAAGGCGTACGCGCAGAGCCTGGGCGTGCTGGGGCGCGACCGCGAGGCGATCCCGGCATTCCGCTTCGCCCTGGAGTGCACGGCACGCGACGCCGACCTGTGGTTCGGCCTGGGCATTTCGCTGGCACAGACCGGCCAGCGCAAGGAACTCATGCGCATCGCGGCGCGAATCGGCGCGCTCAAGCCGGCGCTGGCCCGCGAGTTCCGGCAGATCACGCACCTGGGCGACGAGGACTACACGCTGTACCTCCCGGAGGGCCGGTAGTCCTTTCCGACGAGGCGGCACCGCGGCCGATCCGCGCCTATCGCGGCGGTCGCCTGGAGGCGCGGGACGACGTACTGACGCCCGAAGAGCCGCTCGAACTACGGGTCAACGGGCGCAGCGTGTCGATCACGTTGCGCACTCCGGGCGCCGACGACGAACTGGCGCTGGGCTTCCTGTACGGCGAGGGCCTGCTGCGCGACCGCGCGGCGCTGCGGAGCGTGGCCCACGTGGGGCCCGAGCGAAACATCCTGGCGATCGAGACGGCCGAACCGCTCGATCTGTCGCGCCTGGAGCGCCATTTCTACGCCACCAGCAGTTGCGGCGTGTGCGGCAAGCGCGCCCTGGATCTGGTCGCCACCCTCGCGCCTCCCGTCACCGCCGCGGTGCGCGTGACGCCCGATTGGTTGCTCGGCCTGCCGGATCGCCTGGCGGCCGCGCAGGCGACCTTCGCACAGACGGGATCGCTCCACGCGACCGGGCTCTTTGCGGCCGACGGCGAATTGCTCGTCAGTTACGAGGACGTGGGACGGCACAACGCCGTGGACAAGGTGATCGGCCATTCCTTCCTCGCCGGCCTGCTGCCGCTTGCCGGGCACGTGATGCTGGTCAGCGGCCGGGCCAGCTTCGAGATCATGCAAAAGGCGGCGGTGGCCGGCATCCCGGTGGTCGCGGCGCTCTCCGGCCCTTCCACCCTGGCGGCGGACCTGGCCGAGCGCGCGGGGATCACGCTCGTGGGCTTCCTGCGCGGCGATCGGTTCAACGTATACAGCCACGCGGAGCGCATCGCCGCGCCCGGGCAGGCGGTATACTGACCGGATCGTGCGCAAGCCCGCCATCGCCGACAAGGGGATCTTCTCCTGGGTCCTCTACGACTTCGCCAACTCGATTTACTCGACGGGCGTCTTGTCGCTGTATGCGGGGCTCTGGGCCACCAAGAACCTGGGGGTGTCGGAGTCCGCGTACGGCAACACCCTGTCGCTGTCGATGCTGGCCGTGGCCGCCCTCGCGCCGTGGCTCGGCGCCTGGTCCGACCGGGTCCGCAAGCGCCGCCCCTTCGTCATCGTCCTCACCGCCGTCTGCTGCATCGCGACGGCCCTGCTGGGCTACACCACTCACGCCCTGCTCGGCCTGGTGCTGCTGGGCCTCTCGAACTTCGCGTACCAGCTTGCGACCGTGCCCTACAACGCGCAGTTGCCCGAGATCGCGGATCACGCCAAGATCGGCCGGGTAAGCGGCTGGGGGGCCGGCTTCAACGCCCTCGGGTCGACCTTCGTGGCCCTGGTGGTCCCGCGTTTTGTCCCCAAGGCGGGGGAGGAGGTGCTGCGGCAGGCCGCTTTCGGGCCGATCGGCGGGCTCTTCGCGCTGTTCGCGGTGCCGCTGGCGCTGTTCACGCGCGAGAAGGGGGTGCCGCCGACGGCGGATACCAGGACCCCGAGCTGGGCCGAGACCTGGCGCGACCTGCTGGAAGCGCGGAAGATTCCCGGCGTGTGGCAGTTTCTGGCCGCGAACCTCCTGATCCAGGACGCCGGCAGCACCATCGTGGCGTTCTTCGCGCTGTATGCGGTGAACGCCCTCGGCTTCTCCGAGGCGGCGCGCGAGCCGGCCAACCTCATGGCGCTGGCGGCGATCGGCGGCATCGTGAGCGGGCCGATCTGGGGCTGGCTCAGCGACCGCTTCGGCCCGCGCCGGGTCTTCATCTGGGACGCGGTGCTCTGGCTGGTCGTGCTCGGGCTGATGCCCCTCGTCACGGCGAAGATCGCCTACTTCGTCTTCTTCGGCCCGGCGGTCGGCGCGGCCATCGCCGGGACGGTCTGCGTGCAGCGGCCGCTCATGGCGGACCTGGCGCCGCCGGACAAGCGCGGCGAGTACTTCGGCATGCTTGCCCTGGTGGGCCG encodes:
- the fdhD gene encoding formate dehydrogenase accessory sulfurtransferase FdhD, which codes for MRAYRGGRLEARDDVLTPEEPLELRVNGRSVSITLRTPGADDELALGFLYGEGLLRDRAALRSVAHVGPERNILAIETAEPLDLSRLERHFYATSSCGVCGKRALDLVATLAPPVTAAVRVTPDWLLGLPDRLAAAQATFAQTGSLHATGLFAADGELLVSYEDVGRHNAVDKVIGHSFLAGLLPLAGHVMLVSGRASFEIMQKAAVAGIPVVAALSGPSTLAADLAERAGITLVGFLRGDRFNVYSHAERIAAPGQAVY
- a CDS encoding MFS transporter; amino-acid sequence: MRKPAIADKGIFSWVLYDFANSIYSTGVLSLYAGLWATKNLGVSESAYGNTLSLSMLAVAALAPWLGAWSDRVRKRRPFVIVLTAVCCIATALLGYTTHALLGLVLLGLSNFAYQLATVPYNAQLPEIADHAKIGRVSGWGAGFNALGSTFVALVVPRFVPKAGEEVLRQAAFGPIGGLFALFAVPLALFTREKGVPPTADTRTPSWAETWRDLLEARKIPGVWQFLAANLLIQDAGSTIVAFFALYAVNALGFSEAAREPANLMALAAIGGIVSGPIWGWLSDRFGPRRVFIWDAVLWLVVLGLMPLVTAKIAYFVFFGPAVGAAIAGTVCVQRPLMADLAPPDKRGEYFGMLALVGRMAAIIGPVTWGAITTALAGHGFLRYQAAIGSLVLLTAAGLYFLLKVPDTRKAKLLEVGAGR